Below is a window of Malus domestica chromosome 13, GDT2T_hap1 DNA.
ACGCTGCTGGCACTGCTGCCTATATTGCTGCTGCTTCCCTTGATTACTATTAAATCCCTGCCCTCGTTCAAGCTGCTCCCTACACATCTGTTGGCATTCGTGTTGCGGTTGCCCCTGCATCCGGCACTGTTCTTGGCACTGATCTAGCTGCCTCAGCTGCTCTTTGCACTGCTCCTGGCACTGCCGTCCCTGGCCCTGGCAACGTTGCTGGCACTGCTGCCTATATTGCTGCTGCTTCCCTTGATTACTATTAAATCCCTGCCCTTGTTCAAGCTGCTCCCTACACATCTGTTGGCATTCGTGTTGCGGTTGCCCCTGCATCCGGCACTGTTCTTGGCACTGATCTAGCTGCCTCAGCTGCTCTTTGCACTGCTCCTGGCACTGCCGTCCCTGGCCCTGGCAACGTTGCTGGCACTGCTGCCTATATTGCTGCTGCTTCTCCTGATTACTATTAAATCCCTGCCCTTGTTCAAGCTGCTCCCTACACATCTGTTGGCATTGGTGTTGCGGTTGCCCCTGCATCCGGCACTGTTCTTGGCACTGATCTAGCTGCCTCAGCTGCTCTTTGCACTGCTCCTGGCACTGCCGTCCCTGGCCCTGGCAACGCTGCTGGCACTGCTGCCTATATTGCTGCTGCTTCTCCTGATTACTATTAAATCCCTGCCCTTGTTCAAGCTGTTGCCTACACATCTGTTGGCATTGGTGTTGCGGTTGCCCCTGCATCCGGCACTGTTCTTGGCACTGATCTAGCTGCCTCAGCTGGTCTTCGCACTGCTCCTGGCACTGGCGTCCCTGGCCCTGGCAACGCTGCTGGCACTGTtgcctatattgttgctgcttcccataattactattaaatcCCTGCCCTTGTTCAAGCTGCTGCCTACACATCTGTTGGCATTCGTGTTGCGGTTGCCCCTGCATCTGGCACTGTTCTTGGCACTGATCTAGCTGCCTCAGCTGCTCTTTGCACTGCTCCTGGCACTGCCATCCTTGGCCCTGGCAACGCTGCTGGCATTGCTGCCTGTATTGCTGCAGCTTCCCCTGGTTACGAGAAGCAAGAGTGGAAGACAAAGAGGTGGCGAGGACAAGAGTGGAtaggaacaaaaacaacaaaggaAGCTTAGGTTTGGCGATGAACAACATGGCTGCTTTCTCAGTTACTATGTATTGAACTATATCAAAAgggagtttttatttttttttgctgtgGGAAGAACGGCaaagggttttgaggtatttatAGAAGTTGGGGCTAAACATGCATGCGTACACTTGGCTGTGCACATTACATGCAAGGTGACTAGTGTTAAAGGTGACAAAATCGACGTGCCTTGTATAC
It encodes the following:
- the LOC103453211 gene encoding vicilin Car i 2.0101-like; amino-acid sequence: MLFIAKPKLPLLFLFLSTLVLATSLSSTLASRNQGKLQQYRQQCQQRCQGQGWQCQEQCKEQLRQLDQCQEQCQMQGQPQHECQQMCRQQLEQGQGFNSNYGKQQQYRQQCQQRCQGQGRQCQEQCEDQLRQLDQCQEQCRMQGQPQHQCQQMCRQQLEQGQGFNSNQEKQQQYRQQCQQRCQGQGRQCQEQCKEQLRQLDQCQEQCRMQGQPQHQCQQMCREQLEQGQGFNSNQEKQQQYRQQCQQRCQGQGRQCQEQCKEQLRQLDQCQEQCRMQGQPQHECQQMCREQLEQGQGFNSNQGKQQQYRQQCQQRCQGQGRQCQEQCKEQLRQLDQCQEQCRMQGQPQHECQQMCREQLERGQGFNSNQGKQQQYRQQCQQRCQGQGRQCQEQCKEQLRQLDQCQEECQMQGQPQHQCQQMCRQQLEQGQGIKMVVN